In the Euphorbia lathyris chromosome 5, ddEupLath1.1, whole genome shotgun sequence genome, one interval contains:
- the LOC136229140 gene encoding uncharacterized protein codes for MDFDALMLITAAEKQPQQQQLSMCYLRKFFHMVRVLHLMVLSCTFFCLATCGPCLVDGLQKSTEHDGCGSYKDDHAAGFHDIIVADASAGYDLGSQMTRIGIKNICTASHSFCFPSTLPDFSSKEHKPKAEDLEVPSSQSDNLSSIGSTYGGKGASNRSWFSDSGMFELINGQTVSCSMHSMEGANKLSTMQTSSDNQNDLSSCRGPLLISRSMNSEMTKPNPFDVSLSPYVEINPPVLDYGRKNLYCPSVAFLTITNMCNDSILHVYEPFSTDLQFYHCNFSELHLGPGEVASICLVFLPRSLGLSSAHLILQTSFGGFLVEVKGYAVESPYKISPVVSLDTDSSGRLIKNLSLFNPFNENLYVTEISAWISVSQGNISYQTEAACTIEKFQDSDRPSLLIVKDWLVVNSAQAGLPLMAMRPHENWEIGPRGSEIVIEIEFPFESDAQIVGAFYMQLARLSRDKSDTILVPVEIDLDGKFAHNGITASGSVSVSLEALVPCDASNTVVSISLRNGASHLLSVVKISEFATVKDFLIKYVEGLLLFPGTVTQVATIACTQLLAHVHDSTAEMVNVNENCKLVVLTNDSSNPEIEIPCQNIIGICSRHHKDSTIGLNLLSEKSETGNMRSGSLDSDTWLPSKILGLETIEADEFVLENWKSHGTSRSMSVLDDHEVVFPVVQVGTQQSKWITVKNPSEHPVVMQLILNSGEIVDECRGTDVLLLPISLGSLVQNGFPRTSYGFSMADGAKTEALVQPHGKASFGPIFFHPSNRCGWTSTALIRNNLSGVEWLSLKGYGGSLSLVVSEGSKPVQSIEFNLGLPFPLNISSPDMLSHMEETNRACSQPLSKELYAKNTGDLPLEVKSIKVSGAECRLDGFKVHNCNGFSLEPGESTKLLISYQSDFYAAVLQRDLELALASGILVIPMKASLSLFMFNVCKKSMFWIRLKKFSAVVLLSASLMFLILFCMFPQLINFGSQDYLYKSSKSSITTETSSGKSARLHRNHRNSKFSLAADMDSLLKSAAEGTLKQTSDFDYPESPLGEPVSFQNGMPTPKNHNAAQTTMSKPAEAETSNVLEASQPCSLTVRIGKEKGRRRRKRKGVAGLFEVSSSQSGNSTPSSPLSPTSVTVNCNRSPSPDTNHVVARNPFTHMAATVHIAEPSTRATVTESKLSEKRSSNMALSAAPEQLSSARKTSNKLASATSPSNLLYSSSPASTSRVAPHARAPGPKHENQKKVEEKLGNEHVYDIWGDHFSGIHLVGSSKDVRIRKSIVTENSSSSFFVRGPQALVTKSPPKNGSCFQEEG; via the exons ATGGACTTCGATGCCTTGATGTTGATTACAGCAGCAGAGAAGCAGCCCCAGCAGCAGCAGCTCTCCATGTGCTACTTACG gaAATTTTTTCACATGGTCAGGGTATTGCATCTTATGGTTCTGTCATGTACCTTTTTCTGCCTTGCTACATGTGGGCCATGCTTGGTCGATGGGTTGCAGAAATCAACAGAACATGATGGTTGTGGGTCTTATAAAGATGATCATGCTGCGGGTTTTCACGATATAATTGTCGCTGATGCTAGTGCAGGCTATGATTTGGGTAGTCAAATGACTCGCATAGGTATCAAGAATATTTGCACTGCCTCTCATTCGTTCTGCTTTCCTTCAACATTGCCTGATTTTTCATCTAAGGAGCACAAACCCAAAGCTGAGGATTTAGAGGTGCCTAGTAGTCAATCTGACAATCTTTCATCTATAGGATCAACTTATGGAGGCAAAGGGGCAAGTAACAGGAGCTGGTTCTCTGATTCTGGTATGTTTGAATTGATAAACGGGCAGACTGTTTCTTGTTCGATGCACTCCATGGAAGGTGCCAATAAGTTATCAACCATGCAAACAAGTAGTGATAATCAAAATGATCTTTCTTCTTGTAGAGGTCCTCTACTAATTAGTAGGAGCATGAACTCTGAGATGACAAAGCCTAATCCTTTTGATGTTTCTTTATCACCCTATGTAGAAATCAACCCACCTGTACTTGATTATGGACGCAAGAACTTGTATTGCCCCTCAGTAGCGTTCTTGACTATAACAAATATGTGTAATGACAGCATTTTACATGTATACGAACCCTTTAGCACCGATTTACAGTTTTATCATTGTAATTTTAGTGAGTTACATTTAGGGCCTGGTGAAGTAGCCTCAATTTGTTTGGTGTTTTTACCAAGATCGCTTGGCTTGTCCTCAGCTCATTTGATCTTGCAGACAAGCTTTGGTGGTTTTTTGGTTGAGGTTAAAGGTTATGCTGTTGAGTCCCCTTACAAGATCAGTCCTGTTGTAAGCCTGGATACTGATTCTAGTGGACGGTTGATTAAGAACTTATCTTTGTTTAATCCCTTCAATGAAAACCTATATGTTACGGAAATAAGTGCATGGATATCTGTTTCTCAAGGGAACATTTCCTATCAAACTGAAGCAGCCTGTACGATAGAAAAATTTCAAGATTCTGATAGACCTAGCCTGCTGATTGTTAAGGATTGGTTGGTTGTGAATAGTGCGCAAGCTGGTTTGCCATTGATGGCTATGAGACCCCATGAAAATTGGGAGATTGGTCCTCGTGGCAGTGAAATTGTCATAGAGATAGAGTTCCCGTTTGAATCAGATGCACAAATCGTTGGTGCTTTCTATATGCAGCTAGCCAGGTTGTCTCGTGATAAATCTGATACCATTTTGGTTCCTGTTGAAATTGATTTGGATGGAAAATTTGCACATAATGGTATTACAGCTTCTGGTTCAGTTTCAGTTTCTCTCGAGGCTTTGGTGCCATGTGATGCTAGCAACACTGTTGTTTCCATCTCCTTGAGAAACGGAGCTTCTCATTTATTGAGTGTTGTCAAGATCAGTGAATTTGCAACAGTGAAAGATTTCCTAATCAAGTATGTTGAAGGCTTGCTACTTTTTCCAGGCACTGTTACCCAAGTTGCTACAATTGCTTGTACTCAGCTTCTTGCTCATGTACATGATTCTACAGCGGAAATGGTCAATGTGAATGAAAACTGCAAATTAGTTGTATTGACAAATGACTCCAGCAATCCTGAAATTGAAATTCCTTGCCAGAACATAATCGGCATTTGTTCGAGACATCATAAAGATTCAACCATTGGATTGAATCTGCTGTCTGAAAAGTCTGAAACTGGCAATATGAGGTCGGGATCGCTGGATAGTGACACGTGGTTGCCATCAAAGATCTTG GGATTGGAGACCATTGAAGCTGATGAATTTGTATTGGAGAACTGGAAATCTCATGGTACCTCAAGAAGTATGTCGGTACTTGATGATCATGAAGTCGTATTTCCAGTTGTTCAGGTCGGAACTCAACAGTCTAAGTGGATCACTGTGAAGAATCCTAGTGAACACCCAGTTGTAATGCAGCTTATCCTCAACTCGGGAGAAATTGTTGATGAATGCAGGGGCACAGATGTTTTGTTACTTCCAATTTCTTTGGGTAGTTTGGTCCAAAATGGTTTCCCGAGAACTAGTTATGGATTCTCAATGGCTGATGGTGCTAAGACAGAAGCCTTGGTTCAACCTCATGGTAAGGCATCGTTTGGTCCAATTTTCTTCCATCCTTCAAATCGATGTGGGTGGACGAGCACTGCTCTGATAAGAAACAATCTCTCTGGTGTGGAATGGTTATCTTTGAAGGGATATGGAGGATCACTTTCGCTAGTCGTGTCTGAGGGGTCTAAGCCTGTCCAGAGCATAGAATTTAACCTCGGCCTACCATTCCCTTTGAATATCTCTTCTCCAGACATGCTATCTCACATGGAAGAAACTAATCGTgcttgttctcagccattatcTAAGGAGCTTTATGCCAAAAACACAGGAGACTTGCCTCTTGAGGTGAAAAGTATTAAAGTGTCTGGAGCAGAGTGTCGGCTGGATGGATTCAAGGTTCATAATTGTAATGGTTTTTCACTTGAACCAGGGGAGTCAACAAAGCTTCTTATATCATATCAATCTGATTTTTATGCAGCAGTGTTACAAAGGGATCTTGAACTGGCCCTGGCGAGCGGAATTCTTGTGATTCCGATGAAAGCAAGTCTTTCACTCTTCATGTTCAATGTTTGCAAGAAATCAATGTTCTGGATCCGGTTGAAGAAATTCTCGGCAGTGGTGCTTCTTTCTGCTTCATTGATGTTTCTGATACTGTTTTGCATGTTTCCGCAGCTAATCAATTTTGGCTCCCAGGATTACTTGTATAAGAGTTCGAAAAGCTCCATTACCACTGAGACAAGTTCAGGAAAATCTGCTCGCCTCCATCGTAACCACAGAAACAGTAAGTTCTCTTTAGCTGCTGACATGGATAGTCTACTAAAATCAGCTGCTGAAGGGACCTTGAAGCAAACGTCGGATTTTGATTATCCTGAGAGTCCGCTTGGAGAACCAGTTTCATTTCAGAACGGGATGCCAACTCCAAAAAACCACAATGCAGCACAAACCACGATGTCAAAACCTGCAGAGGCTGAAACTTCTAATGTGCTTGAAGCTTCCCAACCATGTAGTCTTACTGTCAGGATAGGaaaagagaaaggaagaaggcgaAGGAAGCGTAAAGGTGTTGCAGGACTATTTGAAGTCTCTAGTAGTCAAAGTGGGAATTCAACGCCTTCATCTCCCTTGTCTCCTACGTCCGTGACAGTTAATTGTAATCGATCACCATCTCCCGACACAAATCATGTTGTGGCTAGAAACCCTTTTACTCATATGGCTGCAACGGTTCATATTGCTGAACCTTCTACGAGGGCAACAGTGACAGAGTCGAAGCTTTCTGAGAAGCGTAGTAGTAACATGGCTTTATCTGCTGCTCCAGAGCAACTTTCAAGTGCCAGAAAAACTAGTAATAAACTGGCCTCAGCCACTTCTCCTTCGAATCTGTTGTACTCGTCTTCTCCGGCTTCAACATCTAGAGTTGCTCCTCATGCTCGTGCACCTGGACCGAAACATGAAAACCAGAAAAAGGTAGAAGAGAAGTTAGGAAATGAACATGTATATGATATCTGGGGAGACCATTTTTCTGGAATCCATTTAGTAGGTAGTTCAAAGGATGTTAGAATCAGGAAAAGCATAGTAACAGAAAACAGTTCCAGTAGCTTCTTTGTAAGGGGTCCTCAAGCCCTTGTGACAAAATCTCCACCTAAAAATGGAAGTTGCTTTCAAGAAGAGGGCTAA
- the LOC136229265 gene encoding pentatricopeptide repeat-containing protein At2g44880 produces the protein MSIEDSVIWSPTERKCLSLLQRTKTKQTLLQIHAFILRNAIETNGNILAKFITTSASLALLASVSEPLAIIRHARWIFDNRPYKDDTFLCNSMIKAHSSLRQFSETLTLYNDLRRDMDFVPDDFTFTALAKSCVSNMAFWEGAEIHSHVTKLGFCSNLYVSTAFVDMYAKFGDLGTARELFDEMSERSIVSWTALIGGYIRSGKMGTARVLFDQMPGKDSAAYNVMIDGYVKLGEMDLARGLFDEMPNRNVISWTSMIYGYCNDGDVLSARALFDVMPEKNLYSWNAMIGGYSQNKQPHEALKLFHQMQSSTSFEPDRVTIVSILPAIADLGALKLGCWVHQFAHLKKIDRESNVSVALVDMYAKCGEISKARSVFANISKKEQASWNALINGLAVNGCANEALEAFLEMQCEGVKPNDITMLGVLSACNHGGLIEEGKRWFGAMYKFGLIPKIEHYGCLVDLLGKAGDLEAAEKLIESMPYKANGIILSSFLYACAHFNDVTRAQKVLNQARNIEPWNEGNYVMLRNLYARGKRWSDFEDIKLLMRRNGVKKEAGSSAIEIGGRVSEFIAGGREHPEWVTIQSTVSQLIIHMSDKYTLPL, from the coding sequence ATGAGTATTGAAGATTCAGTCATTTGGAGTCCAACAGAAAGAAAATGCCTTTCTCTCCTTCAACGAACAAAGACGAAGCAAACCCTCCTGCAAATCCACGCTTTCATCCTTCGTAACGCCATTGAAACCAACGGCAACATTCTAGCTAAATTCATAACCACCTCTGCTTCTCTTGCTCTTTTAGCTTCCGTATCTGAACCACTCGCTATTATCCGCCACGCTCGCTGGATATTTGATAATAGACCCTACAAAGATGATACTTTCCTATGTAATTCCATGATCAAAGCCCATTCCTCTTTGCGCCAATTTTCTGAGACTTTAACTCTCTATAATGATCTTAGGAGGGACATGGATTTTGTCCCCGATGATTTCACGTTTACTGCTTTGGCGAAGTCTTGCGTGTCGAATATGGCATTCTGGGAAGGTGCTGAGATACATAGTCATGTTACGAAATTAGGGTTTTGTTCGAATTTGTATGTTTCGACCGCGTTTGTGGACATGTATGCTAAGTTTGGGGATTTGGGTACAGCAAGAGAActgtttgatgaaatgtctGAGAGAAGCATAGTGTCATGGACAGCTCTCATTGGTGGGTACATCAGGTCTGGAAAAATGGGGACCGCAAGGGTGCTTTTTGATCAGATGCCTGGGAAGGATTCTGCGGCTTATAATGTAATGATTGACGGTTATGTTAAATTGGGAGAAATGGATTTAGCTCGGGGTTTGTTTGATGAGATGCCAAATAGGAATGTGATCTCTTGGACCAGTATGATATATGGTTATTGCAATGATGGTGATGTTTTGTCTGCTAGAGCTTTATTTGATGTTATGCCAGAGAAGAACCTGTATTCTTGGAATGCAATGATAGGTGGATATTCACAAAATAAACAACCCCATGAAGCTTTGAAATTGTTTCACCAAATGCAATCAAGTACGTCATTTGAACCAGACAGAGTAACAATTGTAAGCATCCTTCCTGCTATAGCTGATTTGGGTGCTCTAAAATTGGGATGTTGGGTTCATCAGTTTGCTCATCTGAAGAAAATTGATAGAGAAAGCAATGTCTCTGTTGCCCTTGTTGATATGTATGCAAAATGTGgcgaaatttcaaaggcaagAAGTGTTTTTGCAAACATTTCCAAGAAGGAACAAGCTTCTTGGAATGCGTTGATTAATGGATTGGCAGTTAATGGATGTGCTAACGAAGCATTGGAAGCTTTTCTCGAGATGCAATGTGAAGGAGTTAAACCAAATGATATAACCATGTTAGGAGTTTTATCTGCTTGTAACCACGGTGGTTTGATAGAGGAAGGAAAGAGGTGGTTTGGAGCAATGTATAAATTTGGACTGATCCCAAAAATTGAGCATTATGGCTGTTTGGTTGATTTACTAGGGAAGGCAGGTGACTTGGAAGCGGCCGAGAAGTTGATTGAGAGCATGCCTTATAAAGCTAATGGAATAATTCTGAGTTCCTTTCTATATGCTTGTGCGCATTTTAATGACGTCACAAGGGCACAGAAAGTACTGAATCAGGCTCGAAATATCGAACCATGGAATGAGGGGAATTATGTGATGTTGAGAAATTTGTATGCGAGGGGTAAGCGATGGAGTGATTTCGAGGATATAAAGCTATTGATGAGGAGAAATGGAGTGAAGAAAGAGGCAGGGAGTAGTGCTATAGAAATTGGCGGTAGAGTTTCAGAGTTTATAGCTGGGGGTAGAGAACACCCCGAATGGGTTACAATTCAATCAACAGTGAGCCAGTTGATAATTCATATGAGTGATAAATACACTTTGCCATTATAG